In the Styela clava chromosome 8, kaStyClav1.hap1.2, whole genome shotgun sequence genome, one interval contains:
- the LOC120345548 gene encoding succinate-semialdehyde dehydrogenase, mitochondrial-like gives MTSYITDKAYVNGKWLSTGKTFEVYNPFTGEVIGSSADCDGKVAVEAIQAATEAFKTWKELTAKDRAGILKKWAALIVEEKRALGELLTLENGKPLAQSIGEVMFAANFVEWYAEEGKRTYGITIPSPHPSKRMMTIKQPIGVAAMITPWNFPSAMITRKACAALVAGCTVVLKPSEETPYSALALANLAEKAGIPPGVFNVVTTSRENVAEVGKIMCTHPSVAAVSFTGSTATGKILLQHAASTVKKMSLELGGLAPLIVFNSADISNAVKGAMASKFRYSGQTCVCANRILVQSGIHDEFVAAIQKAMEKELVMGHGMQPEATIGPLINEAAVQKVENQVADAVKLGGKVVVGGSRSKIGKNMFEPTLITGVTTSMKCCFEETFGPIAPIIKFETEEEAIAIANDTTSGLSGYVFSGDVSQCWRVSEKIEAGIVSINEGLFSAPETPFGGYKQSGLGREGSIYGMDEFMEVKYICWGI, from the coding sequence ATGACATCGTATATAACAGACAAAGCTTACGTTAACGGAAAATGGCTATCGACAGGCAAAACATTTGAAGTTTATAATCCTTTTACTGGCGAAGTGATTGGTTCATCGGCAGATTGCGATGGGAAAGTTGCGGTCGAAGCCATTCAAGCCGCAACGGAGGCTTTTAAAACGTGGAAAGAACTGACAGCAAAAGATCGAGCAGGAATTCTAAAAAAGTGGGCTGCGCTTATCGTAGAAGAGAAACGAGCACTTGGTGAACTACTTACTCTTGAAAATGGAAAGCCCTTAGCTCAGTCAATAGGGGAGGTTATGTTTGCCGCTAACTTTGTTGAATGGTATGCAGAGGAAGGCAAAAGAACCTATGGTATCACAATTCCCTCTCCCCATCCCTCGAAGCGAATGATGACTATTAAACAACCGATTGGGGTTGCAGCTATGATCACGCCTTGGAATTTCCCATCTGCGATGATAACTCGAAAAGCTTGTGCGGCTCTGGTTGCAGGATGCACCGTGGTTCTCaagccttctgaagaaactcCATATTCAGCATTGGCTTTGGCAAATTTAGCCGAGAAAGCAGGAATTCCGCCAGGTGTATTCAATGTCGTCACCACATCTCGCGAAAATGTTGCTGAAGTTGGCAAGATTATGTGCACTCACCCCTCTGTGGCTGCAGTCTCATTTACAGGATCGACAGCAACAGGCAAAATACTTCTGCAACATGCAGCTTCAACCGTCAAGAAAATGTCGTTAGAACTTGGCGGGCTTGCACCATTAATTGTATTCAACTCAGCTGATATTAGCAATGCCGTAAAAGGCGCCATGGCATCCAAGTTCCGTTATTCAGGTCAAACTTGCGTCTGTGCCAACAGAATATTAGTACAATCTGGTATACACGACGAATTTGTTGCAGCGATACAGAAGGCAATGGAAAAGGAATTGGTTATGGGCCATGGAATGCAACCAGAAGCAACGATTGGCCCACTGATAAATGAGGCAGCTGTTCAAAAAGTGGAAAACCAAGTAGCAGATGCTGTAAAATTAGGAGGAAAAGTAGTGGTCGGTGGATCTCGCAGTAAAATAGGTAAAAACATGTTCGAGCCAACACTTATCACTGGCGTAACAACATCGATGAAATGTTGTTTTGAAGAAACATTTGGACCAATTGCgccaataataaaatttgaaactgagGAAGAAGCCATCGCGATAGCAAATGACACTACATCCGGCTTATCTGGTTATGTATTCTCCGGTGACGTGAGTCAATGCTGGAGAGTATCAGAAAAAATTGAAGCGGGAATTGTTTCCATCAACGAAGGTCTTTTCAGCGCTCCCGAGACGCCATTTGGCGGATACAAGCAGTCCGGACTTGGTCGAGAGGGATCGATTTATGGAATGGATGAATTTATGGAAGTGAAATACATTTGTTGGGGCATATAA